The genomic interval GCGTCGGGCTCGGCGTCCTGATCGGCTCCTTCCGGCGGGTCCGCGCCTTCTGCGAGCCGGTGCTGGAATTCCTCCGGGCCATCCCGCCGCCGGTGCTGGTGCCGGTGCTGATGCTCTTCGCCGGCTTCGGCAACACCATGAAGGTGCTGGTGGTGCTCTCCGGCTGCGTCTGGCCGATCCTGCTCAACACGGTGGAGGGGGTGCGGGCGGTCGACGAGGTGCTGGCCGAGACCTGCCGCTGCTACGGCATCCGTGGCCCGGCCCGGCTCTGGCACCTGGTGGTCCGGTCCGCCTCCCCGCAGATCGTCACCGGCCTGCGCCAGGCCCTATCGGTCGGCATCATCCTGATGGTGATCAGCGAGATGTTCGCCGCGAACAACGGGCTCGGCTTCACCATCATCCAGTTCCAGCGGACCTTCGCGGTCACCGACATGTGGACCGGAATCCTGCTGCTGGGTCTGCTCGGCTTCCTGCTCGCCATGCTGCTGCGGCTCTTCGAGCGGTCGGCCCTGCGCTGGTACCTCGGCCTGCGGCACTCCCAACGAGACGATGGGCAGCGATGAACCCGACAGATCCCCGCCAGGGCGGCACCGAGGCACTGCTCGACGTCCGCGCACTGCGCAAGGTGTACAGCGGGCGCGGGCGGTCGGTCGAGGCGGTCCGGGACCTCACCTTCTCCGTCGGTGCCGGCGAACTCGTCTGCGTGGTCGGCCCCTCCGGCGCCGGCAAGACCACCCTGCTCAAGTGCATCGCCGGCCTGCTCCCACCGACCTCCGGCGAACTGCTCCTGGAGGGCGCGCCCGTGCAGGGTCCGTCGCCGGGCATGGCCGTGGTCTTCCAGGAGTACGGCCGCAGCCTCTTCCCGTGGATGACGGTGCAGCGCAACGTCGAGCTGCCGCTGAAGCAGAAGAAGCACCTGACCCGGTCCCGCCGGCAGGAACTCGTGCAGGAGGCGCTCGCCGCCGTCGGCCTCGGCGACGTGCCGGGCGCCTATCCGTGGCAGCTCTCCGGCGGCATGCAGCAGCGGGTGGCGCTGGCCCGTGCGGTCGCGTACGAGCCGCACATCCTGCTGATGGACGAGCCGTTCGCCGCCGTCGACGCGCAGACCCGGGCCGACCTGGAGGACCTGGTCCGGTCGCTGTGGCGGCGGCTCGGCGTGACCATCCTCTTCGTCACGCACGACATCGACGAGGCGGTCTACCTCGGCCAGCGGGTACTGGTGCTCTCCGGCTCGCCGACCGTGGTCCTCGACGACGTGGCGATCGACCTGCCGGCCGAGCGGGACCAGCTCGGTACCCGCTCGTCGGCCCGCTTCGCCGAACTGCGGGCCCAGGTGTTCGGCCAGATCCAGCGGGCCAAGAGCGGCTGGAGCACCGGCACCGGGCCGGCCGACGGGAAAACGCCGGCCCGCCAGCCAACGGACGCGGGAAGCCGATGACCACGGTCCGGGACGCCACCCTGGCGGTGCTGCGCCGGTACGGCGTGGACCGGATCTTCGGCAACCCGGGCTCGACCGAGGTGGCCTTCCTCGCCGACCTGCCCGACGACCTGACCTTCGTACTCGCCCTGCACGAGGGTTCCGTGGTCGGGATGGCCACCGGCCACGCGCTGGCCACCGGACGGCCGGCGGTGGTGAACCTGCACACCACGGCCGGCCTGGGCAACGCCGTCGGGGCGCTCGCCACCGCCCGGGTCAACCGGGCCGCACTGGTGGTGCTCGTCGGGCAGCAGGACCGCCGGCACCTCGCCGCCGAGCCGTTCCTCGCCGGCCGGCTCGACCAGCTCGCCGGCCCGTACCCGGTCTGGGTGGAGCAGCCGGTGCTGGCCCAGGACGTGCCGGCGGCGGTACGCCGGGCCTGGCACGAGGCCACCCTGCGGCGCGGCCCGGCCCTGGTGGTGGTGCCGATGGACGACTGGACCGCCGAGGTCGACCCGTCGCTGGGCCGGGCCGCGCCGGAGCGGGTCCACCCGCCGGTGCTCGCACCCGGCCCCGCGCTCGACGAGCTGGCCCGGCTCGTCGACGCCGCCACCGCCCCGGTGCTGGTGGTCGGCGCCGGAGCGGACGACGGGGCGACCTGGGACGCGCTGACGACCCTGGCGGACCGGATCGGCGCACCGGTCTGGCAGGAGGCGTTCGGCGCCCGGGCCGGATTCCCGCAGCACCATCCCCGGTTCGCCGGTCACCTGCCGGCCGCCCGGTCCCGGCTGCGCGCCACGCTGGACGGGCACGACCTGGCCCTGGTGGTCGGCACCGCCGCCTTCCGGCAGTACGTCTACGAGCCCGGCCCGCTGCTGCCGGCGGGCCTGACCGTCGCGGTGGTCTCGGCCGACCCGGCCGAGGTGCACCGCAGCGAGGCGGAGTTCGCCGTACTGGCCGACCCGGCCGCCTGCGTCGAGGCCCTCGCCGCCCGGGTGACCCGACGGAACCGTCCCGCCCCGGAGCGCCCCGGCCCGGCTCCGGTGCCGCCACCCGGTCCCGGCGAGCCGCTGCGGGCGACACACGTCTTCGCCGCGCTGGCCCGGCGGTTGCCGGCCGACGTCGTACTCGTCGAGGAGACCCCCTCCACCCGACCGGACCTGCACCGGATGCTGCCGGCCCGGCAACCGCGCGGCTTCGTCAGCGCGGCGATGGGCGGCCTCGGGTTCGGGCTGCCCGCCGCGGCCGGACTGCGGCTCGGCGACCCGACCCGGCCGGTGGTGGCGATCCTCGGTGACGGTTCGGCGCTCTATGCCGTGCAGGGACTCTGGAGCGCCGCCCGGTACGGCTGCGGCGTGCTCTACGTGGTCCTGGCCAACGGCCGGTACGCGGTGCTGGACCGGCTCACCGAGCAGTACGGCGGCAAGCCGCCCTGGCCGGCCTTCGGCGAGGTGGACGTGTACGGGCTGGCCCGGTCGTTCGGCTGCCCCGCCCGGCGGATCCGGACCCATCCGGAACTCCTCGCCGTGCTCGACGAGGTGGTGCCGGGCCTCGCCGAGCGGACCGAACCGCTGCTGCTCGACGTGGCCGTCAGCCCGGAGCCGCACTTCGCGCCGTGACCCGCTCCGCGTCGCCGAGGCGGCGCACCGCCACCACCCCAGGGAGGTTCCGATGACTCTTCTCGACTCGACCGACTGGCACGGCAGGATATTCAGCGACGGATGGGTCCGGGCCGACGGCGGTGACGCGGCGGTACGGGAACCGGCCACCGGCGACGAGATCGGCCGTACCGGGATCGCTAACGCCGCCGACGTGGCCCGGGCCGCAGCCCGCGCCGCGCAGGCCCAGCGCGACTGGGCCGCGACCCCCTACGACAAGCGGGCCGCCGTGCTGCGCCGGGCCGGGCGGTTGTGGGAGGAGCACGCGGCCGAGGTCGGCGACTGGATCGTCCGGGAGACCGGTTCGGTGCCGCCGAAGGCGACCCTGGAGACGGATACCGCCGCGCAGGAGTGCTACGAGGCGGCGGCGCTCGCCTCGCACCCGCTCGGCGAGATCATCCAGAGCGCGCAGCCCCGGCTCAGCCTGGCCCGCCGGCTTCCGGTAGGTGTGGTCGGGGTGATCTCCCCGTTCAACGTGCCGGTGATCCTCGGGGTCCGCTCGGTCGCCCCGGCGCTGGCCCTGGGCAACGCGGTGCTGCTCAAGCCCGACCCGCGGACCGCCGTCGCGGGCGGGGTCGCGGTCGCCCGGATCTTCGAGGAGGCCGGCCTGCCGCCGGGGGTACTGCACGTGCTGCCGGGCGGGCCGGAGGCGGGCGAGGCGCTCGTCGCCGACCCGCACGTCCGCCTGATCAGCTTCACCGGCTCGACGTCGGCCGGCCGCCAGGTCGGGCAGGCCGCCGCCCGGCACCTCAAGCGGGTACTGCTGGAACTCGGCGGCAACTCGGCGCTGGTGGTCCTCGACGACGCCGACCTGGAGCTGGCGGTCTCCGCCGGTGCCTGGGGTTCCTTCCTGCACCAGGGGCAGATCTGCATGACCACCGGCCGGCACCTGGTACACGAGTCGCTGGCCGACGACTACGTCGAGCGGCTGGCCGAGAAGGCCGCGCACCTGCCGGTCGGCAACCCGGCCCGGGAGCACGTGGCGCTCGGGCCGATCATCGACGAGCGGCAGCGCGACAAGATCCACTCTCTGGTCACCGGCAGCATCGACGCCGGGGCGACCCTGGTGACCGGCGGGACGTACGAGAACCTCTTCTACCGGCCGACGGTGCTCACCGACGTCACCCCGGCCACCCCGGCGTACGCGCACGAGGTCTTCGGCCCGGTCGCCCCGGTACTGCGCTTCGGCGACCTGGACGAGGCCGCGAAGCTCGCCGCCGACAGCGAGTACGGCCTCTCGCTCGGCATCCTCAGCCGGGACGTGATGAAGGCGCTGGCCTTCGCCGAGCGGGTGCCGAGCGGCATCGTGCACATCAACGACCAGACGGTCAGCGACGAGGCGGTCGCCCCGTTCGGCGGGGTGGCCGCCTCCGGCAACGGCCCCCGGCTGGGCGGGACGGCGGCGAACCTCGCCGCGTTCACCGAGACGCAGTGGGTGACCGTGCAGGGCGACATCACGAGGTACCCCTTCTGAACCGCGAGTCTCCGGTCCCGGACGCCCGGGCCGCCGAGCCGGGCGACGACGCCGGCTCGGCCGCTCCGGGCGGCGGGCGGTTCGGAATGGGCCGGGGCGGCTGGCTGACGCTGCTCGGGCTGGTCCTGCTGGCGTTGAACCTGCGGGCGGCGATCGCGGCGGTCCCGCCACTGCTGCCCGAACTCCAGGTCGACCTCGACCTGGGTCGGAGCGCCGCCGGGCTGCTCACCGCCCTGCCGGTGCTCTGCTTCGGGCTGCTCTCCCCGTTCGCCGCGCTGCTCGGCCGCCGGATCGGCATCGAGTGGGCGCTGCTCGCCGCGATGCTCGGCATCGTGCTGGGCAGCCTGACCAGGACCCTGCCGCACGCGGGCTGGATGCTCGCCGGCACCGCGATCATCGGCGCCGGGATCACCATCGGCAACGTGCTGGTGCCGAGCGCCGTCAAGCAGCACTTCGCGGGCCGGCCGGGCCTGGCGACCGGGTTGAGTACCGCCTCGATGACCACCGGGGCGACGGTGGCGGCGGCGGTGAGCGCGCCGCTGGCGTACGCGCTGGGGTGGGGTTGGCGGGGTTCCCTGCTGGCGCTCGGCGCCTTCGCCGGGGTGGCGGCGCTCGGCTGGCTCCCCCAGGTGCGCCGCCGGCACACCGCACCGGCCGCGGAGCCGCCGCAGCCGAGCGGCCGGGTGCTGCGCTCGCCGGTCACCTGGCAGGTCGCCGTCTTCATGGGGACGCAGTCGATGCTCTACTACGCGATCCTCACCTGGCTGCCGAGCCTGCTGCGGGACCAGGGCGTCGCGCCGACCCGGGCGGGCGCGGCGTTGGCGCTGTTCAACCTGCTCGGCATCGGCACCGCGCTGGTGGTGCCGACGCTGGCGGTCCGCCGGCCCGACCAGCGCGGGCTGGCGCTGGTGATCTGCGCCGGCTGGGCGGCCGGGGTGCTCGGCCTGCTGGCCGTGCCCTCCTGGTATCTGCTCTGGACGGTGTTGGCCGGGCTCGCCCAGGGCGCCGCGCTCAGTCTCACCCTGATCCTGCTGGTGCTCCGGGCCCGGACACCCGGGTCGGCCCGGCAGCTCTCCGGCGCGGTGCAGTCGATCGGCTACCTGCTCAGCGCCGCCGGGCCGGTGCTGGTCGGCGCGCTCCGGGACGCCAGCGCCGGCTGGGGCCTGCCGCTCGCCGCCCTGGTCGTGGTGACGGCGGTGATGGCGGTCAGCGCACTCGGTGCGGGCCGGGACCGGCAGGTGTGACGTGCCGGCGGCCCGGTGGTTCAGGAGAGTCGCGAGAGATCGGTTCGGGAGAGTCGCGAGAGGTCGGGGAGTGAACGATGCGTACCCAGGTCGGGATCGTCGGGGCGGGGCCGGCGGGTCTGCTGCTGTCGCACCTGCTGCACCGGGCCGGCATCGGGTCGGTGGTGCTGGAGTGCCGCAGCCGGGAGTACGTCGAGCACCGGGTCCGGGCCGGCGTGCTGGAGCAGGGCTCGGTCGACCTGCTCCGGCGGTGCGGGCTGGGTGAGCGGCTGGACCGGGAGGGGCTCCGGCACGAGGGCATCGAGCTGCGCTTCGGCGGTGCCGCACACCGGATCGCGATGACCGAGCTGACCGGTCGGGCGATCACGGTCTACGGGCAGCAGGAGGTGGTGAAGGATCTGATCGCCACCCGTACGGCCGCCGGGGGTGACCTCCGGTTCGAGGTCGAGGACGTACGCCTCGACGGGCTCGACTCCGACTCGCCGGTGATCCGGTTCCGGCACCACGGCCGCGACGAGGAGCTGCACTGCGACTTCGTCGCCGGCTGCGACGGCTCGCACGGGGTGAGCCGGGCGAGTGTGCCGGCCGGCGAGCTGACCGAGTACGACCGCGGCTATCCCTTCGCCTGGCTCGGGGTACTCGCCGCGGCCGCCCCGGCGGCCGAGGAGCTGATCTACGCCCACCACGACCGGGGGTTCGCGCTGCACAGCATGCGTTCCCCGGAGATCTCCCGGCTCTATCTCCAGGTCGAGCCGGAAACCGATCTGGCGGAGTGGCCCGACGAGCGGATCTGGGCCGAGCTGCGTACCCGGTTGGAGACGGTTCCGGGTTGGACGCTCAACACCGGGCCGATCCTGGAGAAGAGCGTCACCGGGATGCGGAGCCTGGTGGTGGAGCCGATGCGGTGGCGGCGGCTCTTCCTGGCCGGCGACGCGGTGCACATCGTGCCGCCGACCGGTGCCAAGGGGATGAACCTGGCGCTGGCCGACGTGACGCTGCTCGGCGACGCGTTCGCCGCCTGGTACCGGGAGGGCCGGGACGACCTGCTGGACGGCTACTCCGACACCGCGCTGCGGCGGGTCTGGCGCGCCCAGCACTTCTCCTGGTGGATGACCTCGCTGCTGCACCGGCTGAACACCGACGACCCGTACGAGGCGAGGTTGCAGCTCTCGACGCTGCGCTACCTCACCTCGTCCCGGGCGTATGCCACCAGTCTGGCGGAGAACTACGTCGGTCTCCCCGAGGTCTGATCAGGGGGTGGCGGCCACCGTGGCCGGCTCCTGGGCGACGCTGCGGCCCCGGCGCCGGGCGAGCGCCGCGTCCAGCGACCACCGTCCGCCGCCGAGGGCGGCGACCAGCAGGAAGGACCAGCAGAACAGGGCGGCGGTCTCGCCGCCGTTGTTCAGCGGCAGCAGCCCGTCGGGCTGGTGCACCACGAAGTACGCGTACGCCATCGAGCCGGAGCAGATGATCGCAGCGGGGCGGGTGCTCAGGCCGACCAGCACCAGCAGTCCGCCGACGAACTGGATGAGGGCCGCGTACCACCCGGGCCAGGTGCCGATCGCGATCGCCTCGCCGCTCCCCCGGTTGCCGCCGAAGATCCCGAAGAGGGAGGCGGCGCCGTGCAGGGCGAACAGCAGGCCGAGCACGATCCGGAACAGCGTGGTCACGAGGTCGGTGACTCGGGCATTGGACATGGGACACTCCTTGCGACTAGCAGTAATAGCTGTTGGGTCCCACGGCAGAGTCACGCTATCCATTCACATTGATAGCTGTCAATAGCCTTCCCGATAGGTCCTTTACCCGCCCCCTTGCGGCCGCTCAGGACTCGCAGGTGAAAGGCGAGACGAACGAGTCGCGCCGTTCAAATTGGAAAAGTTCCAATTTGAACGGCCGATCAGTCCGACCGCACCGGGTCGGTCACGTGGATGGTCACCTCGAACCGCCGCGCCGGGCGTTCCCCCGCCTCCCAGCCGCGCGACAGCACCAGTCGCAGCGCGGTCCGGCCGGCCCCGGTCGCGGTGAACCGCAGCTGCCTGCTCCCGACGCCACCCCACCCCTCCCGCTCCGGCCGGAACGAGTCCCCGGCCGGGGCGAGCACCGCACTGTCCACCGCGTCGAGCTGCCACCGGTAGCCCGAACTGGGCGTCTCGGCGAGCTGCACGACCACCAGATCCCCCGGTGCCGCCGGATAGGACCGGCCGGCGTCCGCCTCGGTCAGCTCAAGGCGCGCCACGCCGTACCCCGATCTCGGCGCGGCGGGCGGTTCCCCGGCCGGCTAGTGCGGCAACTCCACCGCACAGCACGCCTCTCCCTGATCCTGAAGCAGCCCGTCGAAGTCCCCGCGCTTCATCTTGAACCGGCCACCCCAACCCCAGGCCGTCCCCCAGGAGTTCTGGAAGAGGTATGCGTCCTCGGACTCGATCCGGTCGAGCATGAGATAACAGTGCCCGCCCGCTCCGGCACCGGTCGGCTTGACGAAGCCGTTCTCGTCCGGATTGAACATGTCGGCGGTCCAGGCGGTGCCCACCACGATCGAGCCCTGGTTGTCGATCCATTCGTCGATCTCCGCAGTGGTGCGCGCGAAGGCGAACGCGGCGAGCCGGCCCCGCTCCCGGACGGCGAGCGCCCCGGACCGGACGGTCGAGCCGTTCTCCTTGCCGGGCTCGCCGTCGATCACCTTGGCCTCGTAGTAGAGGGCGTGGCCGTCGGCGTTCTGGTAGGTGCCGGCGACCGGCATCGCGTCCACCCAGCCCGCCCAGCCGAACCCGACGCAGTGGCCCGTCTGCCCCTGGTCGAGCTGTACGGTCAACTCCCAGGCCGGCGCCCTGTCCCGGCTCGGGGCCGGGGTCGCCGTCGGCTGCCGCTGGGTCCGCAACCAACGCCAGAAGACCAGGTACGCCCGCCAGTCCGAGAAGTACGGCGTCTCGGTGAGCACCTGCTCCACCGTCATCTGCCGGATCGACTCGGCCGGCTCCGCGATCTCCAGCAGTCGCGGGATGTCCCAGTCCCGGGGGTCGGGCCGGTAGAGCCGGCCGAGCAGCTGCGGACCGGGAATGCTGCCCGCGCTCGTCTCCGGCGGATCCACCGCGAAACGCCTCTCCTGTTCCATCGACTCGCCTCCGGCCGGGCCCTGACGGGCGGTTGGACACCGACGGCGTCAGGCCAGCCCGGACATCGCCGCAGAACCCGTCCCGTAGCCGCCGCGGCACCCATTGTGCGCCCTGGGGGCAATCCGGTGGGTGCGATCCGGCGAGTCCGGCCGAACTGCCGGCGTGTCACTGCACGTCGTCGTACGCCGGTTTGGCCCGCTCGCCGTCCCGGGCCGCCCGCCGTACCGCCCGGCCGGCCTGACGGCTCGGACAACCGGTGGCCCGGAGGATGTCGGCGGCGCAGACCCGCAACTGCGTGACGAGCGCGTCGCCGAAGTTGTGCAGTCCCTCCCGGCGGGCCCGTCCACCCTGCCGGGCCGCCACCAGCGCCCGACGACTGGCACCCCCGGTGTCCCGCCCGATCCGCGCCTGGTGCTGCAACTCCTGTACCGCGCTCGCCAGCATCTCGATCGCGTCGGGCAGGCAGTGCGGGATCGGCTCCCGGTAGTCGACGACGGTGATCGCCCGCCGGGCCAGGTCGCGGGCGCCCTCGATCACCCGGGTCAGCTCGGTCACGCCCCGGGCGTGGCGCTCGAACTCCTGCCGACGTCGCCACCGCAGCGGTGCGACCCTGACCACCTCCTCCGCGCCGCTCACCGCCTCGCGCAGCCGCCGCAGGTCCGGTTCGATCCCGCGCAGCCCGTCCAGCGCCTGGGTGGCCCGGCCCACGTCCCGCTCCCGCAGCGCCGCCCCGGTGTCCCGGAGCCGGCCGATGAGGATGGCGAAGACCGGTGCGGCCGCCCGGTTGACGACCCGGATCGGGTTGAGTGGCAGCAGCAACGCCACCACGACGAGCCCCACCGCGCTGCCGACCGCCGCGTCGACGATCCGGGGAAGTTCGAGGTCGCGCTCGGTGGGCGAGAGGGTGGCGATCAGCACCGCCGTACCGCCGACCTGGCTGACCACCGTCCCGCCCCGGCCCACCAGGCCGAGCGCGACCCCGATGGCCAGGGTGACGATGACCGCGGTCTGCCACGGTCCGGTGCCGATCAGGAAGATCAATCCATCGCCGATGACGATCCCCAGCCCCACGCCGGCGAGCAGTTCGACCGTGCGCCGGGCGCGCTGGCCGATGGCGGCGACGATCGTGCCGACCGCCGCGGTGGGTGCGAAGACCGGGCCCGGGTTGCCGAGCAGGTTGTGCGCGATCCACCAGGAGAGTCCCGCCGCGAGTCCCGCCTGCACCGCGATCACCGCGATGATCTCCAGTTGCCGCACTCGCAACCGGGTGGCCTGGCGCCCCTCGTACCGGGCTCGACCGGCCGTCCCGCGCATCCGCTGCACGGCCGCGGCCAGCGGCGACCGGTAGTGGGGGCGGGGCGGCATGTCGGCTACTACCCGACCCGGCGCCGGGCAACCCGACCAGCCCATGATCCCGGCGTGCAGGGCGAACTACCCGCCGTGCTCGGTGGCGAAGGTACGGCGGATCAGCGTACGGGCGTCGGAGCGGTCGAGCCCGGTGGCCCGGAGCAGGTCGTACGCCATGGTGCGCAGTTGGGCGACCGCCGCCGTACCGTGGAACCCGAGCCGGGCCCGCGTGGCCCGGCCGGCCTCGGCGACCGCCCGCAGCGTCTCGGCCCTGGTCCGGTCGGCTTCCCGGCCACCGCTCAGCTCCCGGTGCAGCATCCGCACCGCCGCGCCGAACCGCTCGACGGCACCGGGCAGTTCGTCCGGCACCGGCTCGTCGTCGCGGATCATGCTGGCGATCCGGCGGACCAGCCCCCGGCTGTCCCGGAAGGCCTGCTCCAGGTGCTCGGCACCCTCCTCGTACTGGGCCAGGGTGCCGCGTCGGCTCCACCGCAACGGCGAGTAGGTGACCACCTCCCGGGCGGCCTGTAGCGCCTCCCGGAGCTGCCGCAGCTCCCGGTCGCCGGACAGCGTGTGCAGCGCGTCCTGGGCCTGCTCCGCGTCCCGGTTCCGCAGCGCCCGGGTGGTCACGGCGAGCTGCCTGGTGAGCTGCTCGAACAGCGGGGTCACCCGGCGCCGGACCAGGCGCAGCGGGTTCAGCGGCAGCAACAGCAGTGCGACGCTCAGGCCGACGGCGCCACCGATCCCGGCGTTGACGAACCGCGGTACCTCGAGATCCTGCGTCATCGGGGTGAGCGAGGCGATCAGCACGGCGGTACCGCCGGCCTGGGTGATCAGCGACGAGCTTCCCCGCAACACGATCGCCACCATGATGGCCAGGGCGACGATGACCCCGATCTGCCACGGTCCGGTGCCGGTCGCCGCGATCAGCAGGTCTCCGACGCCGATCCCGATGGTCACCCCCACCATGAGTTCGAGACTGCGGCGCAGCCGCCGGTCGATCGAGGTGGCGACGACCGCCACCGCGATGATCGGGGCGAAGACCGGTTCCGCCGCGCCGACGAGTTCGTGCGAGATCACCCAGGCCAGCGCGGCGGCCAGCCCGGCCTGCACGGCGAGTACCAGATAGGTACGCAACCGGCGCAGTCGGGCCGCTCCGCTGCGCCGACCCCGTCGGTGCAGCGCTGCCAGCGCGGCGCTGATCCGGCGGCCGTCGGCATCGGTGGACGGCACGGCACGCTCGCGGAGGGCCCGGAGGAGCGCCATGGGCGTTACTACCCCGCTCGACCCGGTCGAACCCCGCGTCGGCCGTCCGCCCAGAACCGGCAGCGGCGGTGCGGGCCGAGGTTAGCGGCAGCGCTGCGCGGGCATCCTGGCGCACAGTCCCAGAACGGGGGTACTCGTCGGTGCCGACCTCCGGGTTCCACGCCGCGCCCGAGCGGATTCCGTCGGAGTCGGCATGACCGACGCGTTCCCGCCGATCGACTCGTACGCCTTCCTCTCCGACACCCACACCTCGGCGCTGGTGGCCCCGGACGGCGCGGTGGAGTGGTTCTGCGTGCCACGGTTCGACGGCGACGCGGTCTTCGCCCGGCTGTTGGACCGCCGGGCCGGCGTCTTCTCGATGACCGTGGCCGGTGCGGACCTCCCGGACCGGCGGTACCTGCCGGAGACACTGGTGCTGGAGAGCCGTTACCGGACGGCGTCCGGCACGGCCGTCGGACACGACTTCCTGGCCCTCCGGGCCGGCTCCGCCGAGCAACCGACCCACGCCGTCCGCCTGCTGGTCCGCCGGCTCACCGCGGAGCGCGGAACGGTCCGGCTGGCCGTCCGGATCGCCGCCCGGCCGGACTACGGCCGCCGCGACCCGGGCTGGTCGCTGACCGGCACGCGGTGGTCGACTCCGGAGCCGTGTCTGCGCCTCCACGCCGATCTGCCCTTCCAGCTTCGGGACACCGACCTCTGCGCCGAGGTCGAGCTCGTCGAGGGGCAGAGCGTGGACGTCGTGCTCGGCTACGGCAGCCCGCCGGAGGGGAACGGGCCGGCCGAGCCGGGTGACGGAGCCGCCCTGCTCGCCGAGACCTGCCGGATCTGGCGGGACTGGTCGGCCCGGAGCGACTACACCGGAGTGGAGGCGGCGGCCGTCCGACACAGCGCCCTGGTGCTGCGCGGACTCTGCTTCGACGAGACCGGTGCGCTGGTCGCGGCGGCCACCACCGCGCTGCCCGAGGAGGTCGGCGGGGTACGCAACTGGGACTACCGCTACACCTGGCACCGCGACGCGGCCCTGCTGCTGCTCGCCCTGTTCCGGCTCGGCCACGCCGAGGAGGGCCGGCGTTATCTGCGGTTCCTGCTCGACGTCTGTGCCGGATCGGCGGACCGGCTCGCACCGGTGGTCGGGATCGCCGGTCCCATGGCCGAGGAGCGGGTTCTGCCGCACCTGAGCGGCTATGCCGACTCGTCGCCGGTCCGGGTCGGCAACGAGGCCGCCGACCAGGTGCAGTTCGACACGTACGGGCACGTGCTGGACGCGGCGCTGGCGTACCAGGAGCTGACCGGCGAGCTGACCGAACCGGAGTGGGCGGTGCTTCGGCACCATGTCGACACGATGGCCGAACGGTGGCGGGAGGAGGACCACGGTGTCTGGGAGATCCGTGGACCGCGCCGGCACTACGTCAACTCGAAGCTGATGTCCTGGGTGTGCCTGGACCGGGGCGTGACCTTGGCCGGCATGCTCGGCGACGACACGGCCCCGGTGTCGACGTGGTGCCAGGCCCGGGACGACCTGCGCGCCGAGATCCTCGACCGGGGCTACGACGCCGGGATCGGCAGCTTCGTGCTGGCGTACGGGTCGACCGAGCTGGACGCGTCGCTGCTGCGCATCCCGCTGGTCGGTTTCCTGCCCGGCACCGATCCACGGGTGCTCGGCACCATCGACCGGATCCGTGAGCGGCTCGGTGTCGCCCCGGCGCTGCTGCGCCGCTACACGACCGACGACGGACTCCCCGGCGAGGAGGGCGCCTTCCTGCTCTGCTCCTTCGAACTGGTCTCGGCCCTGGTGCTGGCCGGACGGGTGGAGCAGGCCCGGGACGCCTTCACCGAACTGTGCCGGCACGCCGGTCCACTCGGCCTGTACGCCGAACAGCTCAGCGCCGACGGCATCGCGTTCGGCAACTATCCGCAGGCCTTCACCCATCTGGCGCTGATCGAGGCGGCGCTGAACCTGGACGCCGCCGGTGACCGGGAGGCGCTGCACGCCTGGGCGGAACGGTCGGGCCGGAACTCCTGAGCAGCGACCCTCGTGATCCGTAAGCCGGAACGGAAGCTAGTCGACGGAGAGGTCGGCGCAGCTGGTCTCGTCCGGCAGCAGCGGTCGCAGACCGACCTGCCAACGGTCGCCGCCGGAGGTCCACGGCGTACGGGCGTTCGCCTTGGCTGCCGCCGCCAGCAGTGCGGTCGCCTCGGCGCCGCGTACCTCGACGCAGCCCTG from Plantactinospora sp. BC1 carries:
- a CDS encoding glycoside hydrolase family 15 protein, with amino-acid sequence MTDAFPPIDSYAFLSDTHTSALVAPDGAVEWFCVPRFDGDAVFARLLDRRAGVFSMTVAGADLPDRRYLPETLVLESRYRTASGTAVGHDFLALRAGSAEQPTHAVRLLVRRLTAERGTVRLAVRIAARPDYGRRDPGWSLTGTRWSTPEPCLRLHADLPFQLRDTDLCAEVELVEGQSVDVVLGYGSPPEGNGPAEPGDGAALLAETCRIWRDWSARSDYTGVEAAAVRHSALVLRGLCFDETGALVAAATTALPEEVGGVRNWDYRYTWHRDAALLLLALFRLGHAEEGRRYLRFLLDVCAGSADRLAPVVGIAGPMAEERVLPHLSGYADSSPVRVGNEAADQVQFDTYGHVLDAALAYQELTGELTEPEWAVLRHHVDTMAERWREEDHGVWEIRGPRRHYVNSKLMSWVCLDRGVTLAGMLGDDTAPVSTWCQARDDLRAEILDRGYDAGIGSFVLAYGSTELDASLLRIPLVGFLPGTDPRVLGTIDRIRERLGVAPALLRRYTTDDGLPGEEGAFLLCSFELVSALVLAGRVEQARDAFTELCRHAGPLGLYAEQLSADGIAFGNYPQAFTHLALIEAALNLDAAGDREALHAWAERSGRNS